In Crinalium epipsammum PCC 9333, the genomic window TGCTTTACTTTTCTTTAACTCTGTTACTAAATCCTCATACGGGTTAGAGCTAACAAAACCTTGCTTAATTCCCCAGTTGTGAGCGTAGGAGAGTTGAGTTAATGCGTTTATAACTGCGGTTTTCCCTCTGTTCTCTATCAGCCAGTTGCACTGAGCTATTACGTCGTCACCTACCGCTTCTTCTGCATCCTTTATGTAATTACGATACTGAACACAATACGTAATCTTGTAGGTTGTAATTTTTATTCCACTGTTTTTACGGTACTCACACCACCTATCCCACAACTCAAGTAACGACATCTCAGCACGCTTACCTGGTAGGTCTACAACGTTGTTTAATTGTTGCTTCTTACTCGGTAGGTACTTAGCTAGTGTTAAATCAAAGTGACCGCTTAACCAATCGAGTTCCATCTGCTTTGCGAGTGACTCGGCAAACGTCACATTTTCCTTAGTCCAAGATAAGCCTAGACTTACCCGTTTTTGTTGTCCGTTGAACCACTGCCTCGGTAGATTAAGTCTGATTCTGTCGTTAAGCTTCTCAAGACCTACTGCACCCTTAGAACCCTTACCCGTTGGTGTTTTGGCGCTGTTCATAATGCTGACTCAAACCTTACTTATTTTGTAGTGGGTAGTTACTTTAACTAACCTGAAACTACATTATAGCGTTGTTTTGAGTATTCCGTCAGCGAAAAGATGTTCGCCATCGGAAAGCAGGTAATTGAATGTACCTTTAAGTGCGATCGCATCTGTAATTTCTTTTAAGACAGAATAAAGCTCTCCCAAAGGTGGCTTACCATCAGGAAATCTTTGGCGCAGAGTATTGAGAATCAGGCAAAATGCGCGTTCGCTATCGGTTTGACCAACCGGATTATAAAAGCCTGCACTTTCTGGATAAAAATCTGGTAAATCGCCGTTGTGTGCAAATATCCAATATTTACCCCATAACTCTCGCTGAAACGGGTGACAATTTTCCAATGCAACAGCGCCAAAGGTTGCTTTGCGGATATGAGCAATTACATTAGTAGATTTGATCGGGTACTTTCGCACCAAATCTGCAATAGGTGAAGTGGAAGACGATTTCTCATCTATAAAGAGGCGACATCCCACGCCTTCAAAAAATGCAATCCCCCAACCATCCTGATGTTCATCAGTTTTACCTCCCCGCGCCGAAAATCCCTCAAATGAAAAGCAGATATCGGTAGGTACATTGCAATTCATCCCTAGCAGTTGGCACATGGAAGTAAATTTTGGTATTTCTCTGTAAGACGATTGTAGCGATGGATGGCTCGTTATTTAGTAGGGAGTGCGATCGCTCTTTATGATGGTAGTTGCGATCGCACTTCATTTTGCACAGTTATAGTCATTGATAAATTAGCTATCAATAGCCGATTCTGCGATCGCTAATTGCTATAACTGGTTTTGGGTGCTAGTATACTTAATGTATATACATAACCAAACGTTAATTATGCTCACCCAAAAAGTCAGTTGGTGGGGAAACTCCCTCGGACTTCGACTACCGCAAACGCTTGTGCAACAGGTTGAATGGACTGAAGGAACAATAGTTTCAATTACAATTGAAGACAATCGGTTGGTTCTGTCTCCCGTAAAACCCAAGTACCGCTTAGAGCAGTTGCTTGAAAACATCACTCCTGATATGCAACATGATGAGATGGAGTGGGGAGAAGCTGTGGGAGAAGAAACTTGGTAAAGATTGCAGGGCGTGTTCCTGAACGTGGAGATATCATTCAGGTACAACTAAATCCGAGAACAGGTAGCGAGCAAGCAGGTTATCGTCCTGCTGTTGTCATCTCTCCTGCGGCTTATAACCAAATCTCTAAATTAGTTTTGATTTGTCCGATTACGAACCGTCAAAAAGGATGGCCATTTGAAGTTGAATTACCAACGTCAATGAAAACCTCTGGAGTCGTTTTAGTTGATCAGATTAGAACAATTGACTGTGATGCCAGAAAAGCTGATTTTGTAGAAAAAGCTCCTCTAGAATGGGTTGATGAAGTTTTAGCCAGACTAGAACCTTTAGTCAAATAAATTTTCATGCGTTTTAAATGCGGATGTGTAGCATTTTCATGGGTTGGTACAACGTGCGATCGCACTTCTAAGTTATTAATGGTAAACGGCGAACACGAATGCGACTTGCTTCAACTGTAACAACTGCACCTTGTTCTAAATCTGCTTCGCATTCAGCCATGACGGTGATTAACAAGTTAGCCAAAGCTTGAGCGCGTAATCTTTCAATGCGGATGCGAATAACTGAGGGAGAAGTTGCTTCACTTAAAGCTAACAAAGCATGAAAATCTGCATCAAGGGTAATAACTACGCGCCCTTGTTCTTTTGCTTTCTCAATAATCTCTGTATCCTCTGCTGCTGATAACTTAATTTCAGCAACATGAATTGTATCAATACCTGCCTCGCGTAAGAGCAATGCTGTAGAAGGTGGTAAACCTTGATCAAGCAACAGTTTCATAGGTTGGTGGCAGTTCTATAACACGGTCATCTAGATATGTGGAAGCATATATTAGAGCTTGTTGAATATCCTCATCTTCAATTTGTGGAAATTCCTGGCGCAATTCTTCTCGGTTGGGATATGTCGCCAGCAACTCAATCACCCGTCGCACCGTTAGGCGCAGATCTCGAATACAAGGTTGTCCATTCATTTTATTTGGGTTGCTGGTTATGCGATCCAATTCCATAAATTCCTCACATTAGATTTAACTGTTGAGTATGTTTTTCGATATAAAATAACTAATATTAAGTTTTTTGTTGCTCTTGATTCGCTAATTTTTCCCACAACTGTGAAAATGATTCAACACGCCCACGCGCAATCAGCTTTTTGTGTGAATTAATCACTTTGTTAGTTAAATTACGTAATAGATTTGGAGCTTTAAAAGTTGACTTAAAGTCGAAATTTTCTCCCCCTTCTTCCTCAAATTCTCCATTGAGATCAATAATTAAGTCCCCCAAAATTACATGAATACACTCTAACAGATTTGCCTTGTGATTAGCAGTTTTATAATATTTTTCAGGTTTCCTACAAAAATCTTTTCCTACTTCATTATCAGCCATAACTTCAGACAGAAGGTAAAGAAGAAAAAATTTAGTTACTTGGTAACTTCTAAATAACGGAGGTTCAATTTTACATAAGTCTTTCTCTATTTCTTTATACAAATCGAATAAAACAACAATTCTTCCTCCAGTTACTTCAGGACGGGCAAAAATTTCTTGATGCGAATCATCAAAAATTTTGTTAAAGTTTTGAACCGCCCAAGGTCGTTTCAGGTCAAAGGAAAGTAAAATTTGTCCTGCAAGCGTGTTTTCTATAACAATACTCTGATTGGGATTATCTCCACGCTTAATTTCATAAAAATAGCCTGGATAATTATGAGCAACTTCTTGCTGAAGTCTAACCTGAGTTGGGGTATTAGATCTAAAATCTCGTGCTTTAATACCATTTTGATTATTACTATTGTAAGTAATTTTAGATATAAGATCTACTTGATTTTGAACTACTTGAATAATTCTAGTTAAAATTCTCAAGTCTTGAGTAACTCTAGCCCTATTTTCATATAAACTGGATACTGTCTGACATCCATTAACTACTGAATACCCCTGAATTTTTATTTTGTCTTTTTCTAAAGTATCCAACTTATCACAAATAATCGTTATTCCATTGTGATAAAGTATAAAATTACTATGTTCTGAAGAATTAGATATGCTGTTAGTTATATCTTTATTGACTTTAGTTTTGCCCAAATCTTTTCTTAAGTTCAAATCAAAAAGTTGTTGATTATGAATACCTTCCATGTTAACTAAATCCACAGCAGAAAGGGGAGCAAGCACTACTCTTGCTATGTTATCAACGTTATAATCAATATAATCAAATCCAAAAACATCAAAAGCAATTTCTGAGGTTGCTGGAATGGACTTTTCACTATTTATATACATTTGAGCAATCAGATCTCTATCCCATACCTCCAGATTGGTTGTTGCCGACGTAGATTGTAAGAAACTTTCGGCGTTTGAATCCTTATTAGCATTTGTAACGAACATACCTCGAATTATATATTTAGAGGATATAAAAATATCTCGATAATCAATCAATAAATTTTTTAGTTGTGTATTTCCTGTTGTTGAAATAATTGAATCTATTCCATCAGCAGTCTCCAATTGCCTTAAGCTTCCCACAAACTCTTTAAGCTGTGTATCCCCTAAAGTTTTACTACTGTTCTGTACAGTTTTTGATTGAAATACATCTATACATTCTTCATTCTCGTTAACATAGATTCCGTCAATCCCTTTATCTCCACGTCCATCACAAACTATATTCTGAACTGCAATGATGTCTAATCTGTAGAGGTTTACTAAGAACCAACTTAAAAATGCACTATTTTCTTCACGCCCTACAACTTTATAAGGCTGGACAATCTTAATAAGATTTGCATAATCGAGGTTAAGCATAAATTGTTGTAAACAGATAATATCCTTATATTCTATCTTTTTATACTTTAATATTGAGAATGAGATTGCACCTGCTATCTTATCTTTACAATTGTGCTACTTTAAAAAAGATTGGGGACATTACGCCCCCAATTCAACTACGCTTCTCTACCAGATGCCCAGATATCGCGCCACTTAACAGTACCTTCACTGGCGACATACCAACGACGAGGAACTATATTTTCTCGCAAAGGTGAAGTACCTTCTCGCAAAATGGCATATTTATAAGTAATCAAGTTACCAGCACTTTCATTAAATGGAATCTCACCAAACCAAGTGCTGTCGTTGATATATTCCAACACAAACCCTTTAGCAATATCCCAGTTACCAAGTTCAGGACAGTCACCAATCACTACCACCCACTCGCCAGGTTGGGTTTCAACTCCGTTGAGTTGCGCCCGTACAATCGTTTGTGCTTTTACTCGTTCACAGACATGACTCAAAACGATCGCATCCCGTTCTTCTAATTCTAAGTTGTAAATCTTCCCATCAACTACTTCAAATTTACGGCGCGTCACAATGCAAGTATGTTCACCATTTGGCAAACAAGTCATTACTTCAGGGAGTGTAGTTGCACCACCACGATTCAATGCCACAAAACAGATTGAATCCCGATACTGGCGAACATAACAATAAACATCAGCAGTAATATATTGCTGCCAATGTCTACCCATTGATACCGCAGGATTTAAGCGACGCACACCCGCTAATAATCGCATGGTGCGATAAATTTCAGTATCATTATCCCACTTGTCCATCATCGGACGATTGTAAGGATCTTCACCGCCGTTGGTATCATTGTGGAGATATTGCTCAGTACCGTAGTAGATGCAAGGGATACCGCGACAAGTCATAATCAGTGCGATCGCAACCTTCAACATAGCTGGATCTGGGTTCAAACTCTGGAACCTCGCCATGTCGTGATTATCAATAAAAGTGATTAATTCCGTTGC contains:
- a CDS encoding AIPR family protein yields the protein MLNLDYANLIKIVQPYKVVGREENSAFLSWFLVNLYRLDIIAVQNIVCDGRGDKGIDGIYVNENEECIDVFQSKTVQNSSKTLGDTQLKEFVGSLRQLETADGIDSIISTTGNTQLKNLLIDYRDIFISSKYIIRGMFVTNANKDSNAESFLQSTSATTNLEVWDRDLIAQMYINSEKSIPATSEIAFDVFGFDYIDYNVDNIARVVLAPLSAVDLVNMEGIHNQQLFDLNLRKDLGKTKVNKDITNSISNSSEHSNFILYHNGITIICDKLDTLEKDKIKIQGYSVVNGCQTVSSLYENRARVTQDLRILTRIIQVVQNQVDLISKITYNSNNQNGIKARDFRSNTPTQVRLQQEVAHNYPGYFYEIKRGDNPNQSIVIENTLAGQILLSFDLKRPWAVQNFNKIFDDSHQEIFARPEVTGGRIVVLFDLYKEIEKDLCKIEPPLFRSYQVTKFFLLYLLSEVMADNEVGKDFCRKPEKYYKTANHKANLLECIHVILGDLIIDLNGEFEEEGGENFDFKSTFKAPNLLRNLTNKVINSHKKLIARGRVESFSQLWEKLANQEQQKT
- a CDS encoding DUF5615 family PIN-like protein, encoding MKLLLDQGLPPSTALLLREAGIDTIHVAEIKLSAAEDTEIIEKAKEQGRVVITLDADFHALLALSEATSPSVIRIRIERLRAQALANLLITVMAECEADLEQGAVVTVEASRIRVRRLPLIT
- a CDS encoding type II toxin-antitoxin system PemK/MazF family toxin, coding for MVKIAGRVPERGDIIQVQLNPRTGSEQAGYRPAVVISPAAYNQISKLVLICPITNRQKGWPFEVELPTSMKTSGVVLVDQIRTIDCDARKADFVEKAPLEWVDEVLARLEPLVK
- a CDS encoding DUF433 domain-containing protein, whose translation is MELDRITSNPNKMNGQPCIRDLRLTVRRVIELLATYPNREELRQEFPQIEDEDIQQALIYASTYLDDRVIELPPTYETVA
- a CDS encoding AbrB/MazE/SpoVT family DNA-binding domain-containing protein → MLTQKVSWWGNSLGLRLPQTLVQQVEWTEGTIVSITIEDNRLVLSPVKPKYRLEQLLENITPDMQHDEMEWGEAVGEETW